GACGCCCACGCGGGAAGTCCGCGTTCAGATCGACAGCCGATACGAGTTGATTGAGCTGGTCCAGAGGACCGCGGAAGCTCTCTGCCGCGCCGCCCGCCTGGGCCGCTCCACCACCGTAAACGTCGGATTGGCCGTGCGCGAGGCGGTGGCGAATGCCATCAAGCACGGCAATCGCCTGCAGGCCGGCAAGCGGGTCCTGGTCATCTTTCGGGTGGAGCCCGGTAAGCTGGTGGTGGCGGTGCGGGATCAGGGGCTCGGGTTCGACCTCGAGGGGGTGCGCGACCCCCTGGCCCCCGAGAACGTGGTCGCCAACCATGGGCGTGGCATCTTCTTCATGAAAAGCTTCGTGGACGAGGTGCGGTTCAGCCGCCTCCCCGGCGGCGGGACCGAAGTGAGAATGGAAAAGCGCGCGACAAGGGGCCGCAAGGGCCGGAGCCCGGCCTCGGGAACGCCGATGAGCCAAGGAGGACAGGTTCGATGAAGACGAAGGTAAGAATGGCGGGTAAGGTGGCCGTGGTCGATCTGTCCGGGAAGATCACCATCGGCGAAGGGGACGTGGTCCTCCGGGAAGAGGTCAACAAGCTCCTCGAGGGGGACGTGAAGAGCATCCTGCTGAATCTCAACGGCGTGACCTACATGGATTCGGCGGGGATCGGCGAGCTGGTGGCCTGTTACAAGCGCGCCGCGGAGACCGGCGCCAAGCTCAAGCTTCTCAATCCTTCGGGACGCGTGTCGGATCTTCTTTCGCTGACCAAGCTGCAGCAGGTCTTCGACATCTACAACGAAGAGAAAGAAGCCCTGGCCACCTTCTAGGATTCCCCCGCCTTCTTCTTGATCTCCGCCAGCAGGTTCAAGGCGTCCAGCGGAGTCATCGCCTCCGGCTTGACGGCGCGCAGCGCCTGCCTCAGCGGATCCGGCTCCTCGGCGAACAGCTGAAACTGGGCGGCGGAGACGTGCCGCCGCGCCTGCTCTCCCGCCAGCCGCGGGACCCCCTCGCGATCCAGCTCGTTTCTCTCCAGGTTGTGCAGCACTTCGCGCGCCCGGTCGATCACCGCGCGCGGGATGCCGGCAAGCCGCGCCACGTGAATGCCGTAGGAGCGGTCGGCGCTCCCTTCCTCGACCCGGTACAGGAAGCGAATCTCGTCGTTCCACTCGGCCACCGCGATGCGGCAGTTGCGCACGCGCGGCAGGGTCAGCGCCAGCTCCGTCAGCTCGTGGTAATGGGTGGCGAACAGCGTCATGGGCCGCAGGTGCGCCGCCTCGTGCAGGTGCTCCGCCACCGCCCAGGCGAGCGACAGTCCGTCGAAGGTGGCGGTGCCGCGGCCGATCTCATCGAGCACCACCAGGCTGCGCGGCGTGGCATGGTGCAGGATGTTGGCGGTTTCCTGCATCTCCACCATGAAGGTGCTCTGGCCCCGGGCCAGGTTGTCGGAGGCGCCGACGCGGCAGAAGATCCGGTCCACCATGCCGACCTCCGCCTCGGCGGCCGGCACGAAGGATCCGGCGTGCGCCAGCAGCGTGATCAGCGCCACCTGCCGCAGGAAGGTCGATTTCCCTCCCATGTTGGGCCCCGTGATGATGACAATCTGCCGCTGGTCGGGATCGAGCTCGGTGTCGTTGGGGACGAAGCGCTGCTCCGATCGGAGGCGCTCCACCACCGGGTGGCGGCCGCCCACGATGCGGATCCCCGCGCCCGCCGTCAGCTTAGGGCGCGCGTAGTCGAGGGTTACCGCCGTCTCCGCCAATCCGGCCAGCACGTCAGCGTCGGCCACCGCCACCGCCGTGGACTTGAGACGCACCGCCTGCGAGGCGATGCGGGCCCGGATGGCTTCCAGCAGATCCGCCTCCAGCTCCTCGATGCGCTCCTGCGCCGTGAGCACCTGCTCCTCGTGCTGCTTCAGCTCGGGAGTCACGAAGCGCTCCGCGCCCACCAGCGTCTGCTTGCGCTCGTAATCGGCAGGGACCAGGGCGAGGTTGGCCTTGGAGACCTCCAGGTAGTAGCCGAAGACCTTGTTGTAGCGCACCTTCAGCGAGGCGATGCCGCTGCGCGCGCGCTCGCGCGTCTCCAGCGCGGCGAGGAAGCCATGGGTGTCGCGGCGCAGCGCACGCAGCCGATCCAGCTCCTCGTGATAGCCGTCCCGGATCACGCCGCCGTCACGCGCCGTGGCCGGCGGCTCGGCCGCGATTCCGGCGGCGAGCAGGGAGTGCAGGTCGCCCAGGGGATCAATGCGCGCCTCGATCTCCCGCAGCAGCGGCGAGCCCTCCACCTCGCACAAGCGCGTCTTGAGGGGTCCCAGCGCCTCGAGCGACTCCCGCAACGCCGCGTAATCGCGCGGCCCGGCCGTCTTCAGGCTGATGCGTGAGAGGAGGCGCTCCAGGTCGCGCATGTTTCCCAGGATGTCGCGCACCCGCGCGCGCTGCTCGGGATGCCGGGTCCAGGCCTCCACCGCGTCGAGCCGCGGCTCGATCGCGGCGAGGGTCGCGAAGGGGCGAAGGATCAGATCGCGCAGCGCGCGCGAGCCCATCGGCGTGGCGCTGCGGTCCAGGAGATCGAGCAGCGAGCCCGCCGGCGTCCCATCGAAGAGATTGGCCGTCAGCTCCAGGTTGCGCCGCGTGGTGGCGTCCAGGACGAGCCGGTCCGCCGCGGTGTGGAAGGTGATGCGATGCAGGTGTCGCAGCTC
Above is a window of Candidatus Polarisedimenticolia bacterium DNA encoding:
- a CDS encoding ATP-binding protein, which encodes MRTKTPTREVRVQIDSRYELIELVQRTAEALCRAARLGRSTTVNVGLAVREAVANAIKHGNRLQAGKRVLVIFRVEPGKLVVAVRDQGLGFDLEGVRDPLAPENVVANHGRGIFFMKSFVDEVRFSRLPGGGTEVRMEKRATRGRKGRSPASGTPMSQGGQVR
- a CDS encoding STAS domain-containing protein; the encoded protein is MKTKVRMAGKVAVVDLSGKITIGEGDVVLREEVNKLLEGDVKSILLNLNGVTYMDSAGIGELVACYKRAAETGAKLKLLNPSGRVSDLLSLTKLQQVFDIYNEEKEALATF
- the mutS gene encoding DNA mismatch repair protein MutS translates to MDELTPMLRQYRQLKDEHRDAILMFRMGDFYEMFYEDALSASKALEITLTARGKGTASEAPMCGVPYHAVDGYVARLVRMGHKVALCDQVEDARKAKGLVRRDVVRVVTPGTFHDPSTSASGEHTFLASLAIDSDRLGAAYLDLSTGDLTVSDLAGEKRWEELLDQMELFSPREVLLREGVEIEAGRLEALRARAAVNRGASWSFAADAARRAILDLTGAASLHGFGLEEGTLAVCAAGAAIHYARETQRSELRHLHRITFHTAADRLVLDATTRRNLELTANLFDGTPAGSLLDLLDRSATPMGSRALRDLILRPFATLAAIEPRLDAVEAWTRHPEQRARVRDILGNMRDLERLLSRISLKTAGPRDYAALRESLEALGPLKTRLCEVEGSPLLREIEARIDPLGDLHSLLAAGIAAEPPATARDGGVIRDGYHEELDRLRALRRDTHGFLAALETRERARSGIASLKVRYNKVFGYYLEVSKANLALVPADYERKQTLVGAERFVTPELKQHEEQVLTAQERIEELEADLLEAIRARIASQAVRLKSTAVAVADADVLAGLAETAVTLDYARPKLTAGAGIRIVGGRHPVVERLRSEQRFVPNDTELDPDQRQIVIITGPNMGGKSTFLRQVALITLLAHAGSFVPAAEAEVGMVDRIFCRVGASDNLARGQSTFMVEMQETANILHHATPRSLVVLDEIGRGTATFDGLSLAWAVAEHLHEAAHLRPMTLFATHYHELTELALTLPRVRNCRIAVAEWNDEIRFLYRVEEGSADRSYGIHVARLAGIPRAVIDRAREVLHNLERNELDREGVPRLAGEQARRHVSAAQFQLFAEEPDPLRQALRAVKPEAMTPLDALNLLAEIKKKAGES